The Microbacterium sp. zg-Y1090 sequence GCCACGTGCCGTAGGGCAGCGCGATGGTCGCCGAGCCGCCGGCGACGCTGCCGAACCGGTAGGTCATCCCCGCGGCGCAGCCCGGGTCGCCGGGGCCCCCGCCGACGTAGACGGCCTTGAGATTGTTGCCGGAGGCGGGCAGTGCGGGGATACGGATCTCGCCCATCGGCACCGCGGCGGCGACGGCGCCTCCCGGTGCCCCCGCAACCGGGTCGGGTCGCACGCCCACCTTGCCGGGTTCGGCGATCCACTGACCGGGGTCGGGCGCGAGGCAGCTGGCGCCCGGGTTGTCGGGGGCTTCGGCGTAGTCCCCCGCCAGCACGCTGTAGCCCGAGGGAACGGGGTAGAGCGAGTGCGCCTTCGTTCTGGCGTTGCCGGTGAGGTTCTGGGCGAAGGCGCCGTAGGTCGAGATGAACGTCGTTGTCAGCTCGGTCGGAAGGCGCACGCCGGGGGCGGCGTCGGGCGCGTAGGTGACGTCGAACCGGGTCTGCCGTTCCAGGGCGAAGCTGACGCGCGACGAGCCACCGGCGGTCACCGGCACTGATGCCTGGGGCTTTTCGACCTGCCGTTCACTGATGAAGCCCGTCTTCTCGGCAGTGACGGTGTACGTGCCCGCGGGAACCTTCAGCAGGTAGGCGCAGCCGTCGGAGTCGGTGGTGGCCGCGGCGACGCCGCCGCTGGGCGACAGGCTCACCGTCGCGCCGGCGACGCCCGAGCCCGCGGAGTCGAGCACCCCGACGAGCACGGTGCCGAGCGAGGGGTCGTTGATCTTCGTCTTCGGGGTGATGTGGGTGTCGCTGTAGACGGGCTGCGCACCTTCGCGCATGTTGTCCCAGGTCACCTCGATGCTCACGTGCTTGTAGGCCAGTGACGCCACGGCCGCGCCCGCTTCGCAGCTGGCGGTGGTGCCGCCGGCGGCGACCCATTGCGTGCGCACGCGCACATGGAAGGTGTCGCCGTTGAGCTCGACATCGCGGGTGGAATTGGTCACCGCGAAGGCGTCGGCGGCGGAGCGCAGCACGTCGATCTGCTGCGAAGCGAGGTTCGCAGCGACGATACGCGTGCGGGTGTCGCGGGTGGCGGTGAGGCTGGCCGTGATCGTGTAGACGAAGCCCGTCAGGATGATGCCGAAGACGAGCATGGCGACGATGACCTCGACGAGCGTGAAGCCGTCGTCGCCGGGGAGGGCTTTCGTGCGCACCGGCAAACACCTCTTCCGTCCGGTCGCGTCTGACACGTTGTGCCTGCGCGGAAGCCGCGCAGGCACAACGGGTTCGGGTTTATTCGGGAGGTCAGTCGCCAGCAGGCGCGCCGCCGTTGCCCCACTCGGCCTTGCCGTTCGCGCTGCTGTATGTGTAGACGGAACCGTCGCCCGTCACGTTCTCGTTGTCACCCGTGATCGTGTAGGTCTGGTCCGTGTTGATCTTCACGACGAGCAGGTTGCCCTCGGAGACCGTGATCTTCGCGAGCTCCTCGGCCCCCTTCGACAGCGCGATCGCGTCGCCGCGGCCAGCGCCGGCGGTCACCGTGACGTCCTTCAGGCTTCCGTTGTTGGCCGTGGCGGCTTGCTCGATGGCGAGCGCAGCGTTCGAGATGTCGCTCTCGACCGAGGCCTTCCACGCACCCTCGCGCATGTTGAGGAAGACCGGGATGGCGACGGCGGCGAGGATGCCGATGATGATGACGACGACGAGAAGCTCGATCAGGGTGAAGCCCTTTTCGCCGTTCTCCTTTTTCGCGAGCGCCCGCGACACAGACTTGATCATTCTGAATTCCTTCTTCTTTGGGGGGAAATCGGGTTCGGTCAACTCCGTTGGGGCGTCGTCGACGACCTCAAGTTAGCAGTTTCCCTACCAAATTAGAAGCCTCTAATGTGCCAATGTTCCAAATTGTTATCCCGCTAAATCGCTTGGAAGACCATGAACATGGGCATGTAGAGGGCGAGGATCATGAATCCGAGAAGCGCGCCCATGAACACGATCATCAACGGCTCCAGCATGGCGGTGAGCTGGGAGCTCATCGTCTCGACTTCGTCGTCATAGAAGTCCGCGGTCTTCTCGAGCATGGTGTCGATGGCGCCGGACTCCTCGCCGATGCCGACCATCTGGATCAGCATTTCGGGGAAGATCTCCACCTCGGCCAGCGACTCGGCGATCGGCCGCCCCTGGCGCACGCCCTCCTGCACCCCCTGCAGCGACGACGTCACGACGTAGTTGCCGCTGGTCGCCCCCACGATCGCGAGGGACTGCAGGATCGGCACCCCGGAGGCGAGCATCGTCGAGAAGTTGCGGGTGAAGCGGGTGAGCGCGATCTTGGTGTTGAGCTGGCCGAACACCGGCACCTTGAGCTTCATCGGATCGACGACGCGACGCACCGCCTCGGTGTTCTTGTTCATCCCCCACCAGATCGAGAACGCGACGGCGACCACCACGATGATGGGCACGGCCACCGGCATGGCGTTGGACATGTTCACCAGCAGCTGCGTCACCGCGGGCAGCTCGCTGCCGAGATCCCGGAACATCGCGTCGAACACGGGCACGATGAAGATCAGCATGGCCGCGACGGCCACCAGCGCGATGATGAGCACGACGACCGGGTAGGTCAGCGCCGCCTTCACCTTGCTGCGCAGCTTGGTCTCGGCCTCGAAGTTGTCGGCGACCATCAGCAGCGAGCGGTCGAGGAAGCCGCCCGTCTCACCCGCGCGGATCAGGTGCACCATGATCGGCGGGATGACGCGCGGGAACTCCTCGAGGGCGACCGACAGCGCGGTGCCGCCCTCGACCTTCGACGCCGTCTCCTCGAGGGTGCGCCGCAGCTTCGCGTTGTCGGTCTGCGACGTCACGATCGTGAGTGCCCGCAGGATCGAGACGCCGGCATTGACCATCGTCGCCAGCTGGCGGGTGAGCAGCGCCAGGTCTTTCAGAGAAGGAGCGCGCTCCAGCCCCGGGATCGTGATCTCCTGCTGCAGACCCGTGCCGCCGCCCTTGCGGGACAGCGTGTCGGGCACCACCCCGCGCGCCTTCAGCTGCTGCACCGCGTGCGCCTCGCTGGGCGCCTCGAGCACGCCCTTGGTCTTCTTGCCGGAGGAGTCGAGTCCCTTGTAGGCCCACTGCGCGGGCTTCACCTTGGTCGCCATGGTCAGGCACCCCCTGCGACCTGACGGGTGCCCTCGGGCACCTCGGCATCGGCGGGGGTGCGGGCGAGACCGCGGTTGCGCACGAGCTGTTCGAACTCGGTCTCGTCCTGCGCGAGCTCCAGGGCCTGGGAGTGCTCGATCTGTCCCGACAGCACAAGCCGGGCCAGGTCCTGGTCGAGTGTGTGCATGCCGATGGAGTTGCCGGCCTGGATCGCGGTGCGCATCTGGTGGGTCTTGCCCGCCCGGATCAGCGCCTGGATCGCCGGGGTCGAGAACATGACCTCCGTCGCCACCGCGCGGCCGCGGCCTCCCGATCGGCGGATCAGGGTCTGCACGACGACGGCACGCAGCGTGGCGGCGAGCTGGGTGCGCACCTGCGCCTGCTGGTGCGCGGGGTAGACGTCGATGATGCGGTCGATCGTCTGTCCGGCATCCTGCGTGTGCAGCGTCGCGAACACGAGGTGACCGGTCTCGGCGGCGGTCAAC is a genomic window containing:
- a CDS encoding carboxypeptidase regulatory-like domain-containing protein, with product MRTKALPGDDGFTLVEVIVAMLVFGIILTGFVYTITASLTATRDTRTRIVAANLASQQIDVLRSAADAFAVTNSTRDVELNGDTFHVRVRTQWVAAGGTTASCEAGAAVASLAYKHVSIEVTWDNMREGAQPVYSDTHITPKTKINDPSLGTVLVGVLDSAGSGVAGATVSLSPSGGVAAATTDSDGCAYLLKVPAGTYTVTAEKTGFISERQVEKPQASVPVTAGGSSRVSFALERQTRFDVTYAPDAAPGVRLPTELTTTFISTYGAFAQNLTGNARTKAHSLYPVPSGYSVLAGDYAEAPDNPGASCLAPDPGQWIAEPGKVGVRPDPVAGAPGGAVAAAVPMGEIRIPALPASGNNLKAVYVGGGPGDPGCAAGMTYRFGSVAGGSATIALPYGTWQLFRGTASAQATPVTGITVLSGGTASGSTVVLDPRGPG
- a CDS encoding type IV pilin protein, whose amino-acid sequence is MIKSVSRALAKKENGEKGFTLIELLVVVIIIGILAAVAIPVFLNMREGAWKASVESDISNAALAIEQAATANNGSLKDVTVTAGAGRGDAIALSKGAEELAKITVSEGNLLVVKINTDQTYTITGDNENVTGDGSVYTYSSANGKAEWGNGGAPAGD
- a CDS encoding type II secretion system F family protein; translated protein: MATKVKPAQWAYKGLDSSGKKTKGVLEAPSEAHAVQQLKARGVVPDTLSRKGGGTGLQQEITIPGLERAPSLKDLALLTRQLATMVNAGVSILRALTIVTSQTDNAKLRRTLEETASKVEGGTALSVALEEFPRVIPPIMVHLIRAGETGGFLDRSLLMVADNFEAETKLRSKVKAALTYPVVVLIIALVAVAAMLIFIVPVFDAMFRDLGSELPAVTQLLVNMSNAMPVAVPIIVVVAVAFSIWWGMNKNTEAVRRVVDPMKLKVPVFGQLNTKIALTRFTRNFSTMLASGVPILQSLAIVGATSGNYVVTSSLQGVQEGVRQGRPIAESLAEVEIFPEMLIQMVGIGEESGAIDTMLEKTADFYDDEVETMSSQLTAMLEPLMIVFMGALLGFMILALYMPMFMVFQAI